In a single window of the Saccharothrix australiensis genome:
- the msrA gene encoding peptide-methionine (S)-S-oxide reductase MsrA — MSDTSAVNNSTPAGELETLTLGAGCFWCLDAAARRTPGVVSSVTGFAGDHGPAPSEDDYRRGLNPQNFVEAVQVTYRPSEITFDDMMELFFASHDPTTPNRDGANIGDLYHSTLFYTSAEQRLQMSEYMDKLQARMDRKLVTSLRPFEVFYAAEEEHQDYYNRNRATPYCRVVIVPKLRKLGLSE, encoded by the coding sequence GTGTCCGACACCTCAGCAGTCAACAATTCCACTCCCGCCGGAGAACTGGAGACGCTCACGCTCGGCGCGGGGTGTTTCTGGTGCCTGGACGCCGCGGCCAGGCGCACCCCCGGCGTCGTGTCCAGCGTGACCGGGTTCGCCGGCGACCACGGCCCCGCGCCCAGCGAGGACGACTACCGGCGCGGCCTCAACCCGCAGAACTTCGTGGAAGCCGTGCAGGTGACCTACCGGCCGTCGGAGATCACGTTCGACGACATGATGGAGCTGTTCTTCGCCAGCCACGACCCGACGACGCCCAACCGGGACGGCGCGAACATCGGCGACCTCTACCATTCCACGCTCTTCTACACGTCGGCGGAACAGCGCTTGCAGATGTCCGAGTACATGGACAAGCTACAGGCGCGCATGGACCGGAAACTGGTGACCTCGCTGCGCCCCTTCGAGGTGTTCTACGCGGCCGAAGAGGAACACCAGGACTACTACAACCGCAATCGCGCCACTCCTTACTGCCGGGTCGTGATCGTGCCCAAGCTGCGGAAGCTCGGGCTCAGCGAGTAG
- a CDS encoding DsbA family oxidoreductase produces MRVDIWSDLVCPWCYIGTTRFDRALAGFEHRDRVRVVHRSFELDPSRAPGRTEPVQRMLTDKFGPRGAGMDDQVAELARAEGLGYRTDREVGSTLDAHRLLHATEAGEPRHRLLTALFTAHFAEAASLFTAKALAGIADRAGFDPDETRRVLDDPDAHLDAVRADEREAARIGASGVPFFVLDGRYGVSGAQSVEAFAEALRTAWGDRPPVVADDVSACRLDGGDQPG; encoded by the coding sequence ATGCGCGTCGACATCTGGAGCGACCTCGTCTGCCCCTGGTGCTACATCGGCACCACCCGGTTCGACCGGGCGCTGGCGGGCTTCGAGCACCGCGACCGCGTCCGGGTGGTCCACCGCTCGTTCGAACTGGACCCCTCCCGCGCGCCCGGTCGCACCGAGCCGGTGCAGCGGATGCTCACCGACAAGTTCGGCCCGCGCGGCGCGGGCATGGACGACCAGGTCGCCGAACTCGCCCGCGCCGAGGGCCTCGGCTACCGCACCGACCGCGAGGTCGGCAGCACCCTGGACGCCCACCGCCTGCTGCACGCCACCGAGGCGGGCGAGCCGCGGCACCGCCTGCTGACGGCGCTGTTCACCGCGCACTTCGCCGAGGCCGCGTCCCTGTTCACGGCGAAGGCGCTGGCCGGGATCGCCGACCGGGCGGGGTTCGACCCCGACGAGACGCGCCGCGTCCTGGACGACCCCGACGCCCACCTCGACGCCGTGCGGGCCGACGAGCGCGAGGCCGCCCGGATCGGGGCGAGCGGGGTGCCGTTCTTCGTGCTCGACGGCCGTTACGGCGTCTCCGGCGCCCAGTCGGTGGAGGCGTTCGCCGAGGCGCTGCGCACGGCGTGGGGCGACCGCCCGCCCGTCGTCGCCGACGACGTGTCCGCCTGCCGGCTCGACGGGGGCGACCAGCCGGGCTGA
- a CDS encoding ABC transporter substrate-binding protein, producing the protein MRRFLVTAVLPLALVAGGCGGVGASGADAPNTLVTMGFGLPDEHATARLAVFRAAEPGVDLRINEGAFDEQQFLSSVAAGDPPDLVYAERRKLGSYAARGAVLGLADCVRRHGVDLGQFRDAALRQVTHRGEVHGLPDFANVRLLIVNNPVVRAAGLDPARLSTADWPGLAELTDRLARLDGDRPTRLGFDPKVPEFLPMWAKANGADLVSDDGLAARLDDPRVVEAVRVTADLVRRQGGWASFKAFRDTFDQFGAGNAYATGQLAVMPMESWYLNTLAANSPDVDVTVAPFTDRAGVPLTESGGQAWAIPKGARHPDLACRFLVTMTAADTWVAAATARRDALARAGKPYGGTFTANRVADERIFREVFDPRGNRVLERAVPQVLALQDKAFAVAPSPAASELVRAWEGGVNRVLTGRQQPEEAMAQAQREAERALKRVGGR; encoded by the coding sequence GTGCGCAGGTTCCTGGTCACCGCGGTGCTGCCCCTGGCGCTCGTCGCCGGTGGCTGCGGCGGCGTGGGCGCGAGCGGGGCGGACGCGCCGAACACGCTGGTCACGATGGGGTTCGGGCTGCCGGACGAGCACGCCACGGCCCGCCTCGCGGTGTTCCGGGCCGCCGAGCCCGGCGTCGACCTGCGGATCAACGAGGGCGCGTTCGACGAGCAGCAGTTCCTGTCGTCCGTCGCGGCGGGCGACCCGCCCGACCTGGTCTACGCCGAGCGGCGCAAGCTCGGCAGCTACGCGGCCAGGGGAGCGGTGCTGGGCCTGGCCGACTGCGTCCGGCGGCACGGCGTCGACCTCGGGCAGTTCCGGGACGCCGCGCTGCGCCAGGTGACCCACCGGGGCGAGGTGCACGGGCTGCCGGACTTCGCCAACGTCCGCCTGCTGATCGTCAACAACCCGGTCGTGCGCGCCGCCGGCCTCGACCCCGCGCGGCTGTCCACGGCGGACTGGCCGGGCCTGGCCGAGTTGACCGACCGGTTGGCGCGCCTGGACGGCGACCGGCCAACGCGCCTCGGCTTCGACCCCAAGGTGCCCGAGTTCCTGCCGATGTGGGCGAAGGCGAACGGCGCGGACCTCGTGTCGGACGACGGGCTCGCCGCCCGGCTGGACGACCCCCGGGTGGTCGAGGCCGTCCGCGTCACCGCCGACCTCGTGCGCCGCCAGGGTGGCTGGGCGTCGTTCAAGGCGTTCCGGGACACCTTCGACCAGTTCGGCGCGGGCAACGCCTACGCGACCGGGCAGCTCGCCGTGATGCCGATGGAGTCCTGGTACCTCAACACCCTCGCGGCCAACTCGCCCGACGTGGACGTGACCGTCGCGCCGTTCACCGACCGCGCCGGCGTGCCGCTGACCGAGTCCGGCGGGCAGGCGTGGGCGATACCCAAGGGCGCGCGGCACCCGGACCTCGCGTGCCGCTTCCTGGTGACGATGACGGCCGCGGACACGTGGGTCGCCGCGGCGACCGCGCGCCGCGACGCGCTCGCGCGGGCCGGGAAGCCCTACGGCGGCACGTTCACCGCCAACCGGGTCGCCGACGAGCGGATCTTCCGCGAGGTGTTCGACCCGCGGGGCAACCGCGTCCTCGAACGGGCCGTGCCACAGGTGCTCGCCCTGCAGGACAAGGCGTTCGCGGTCGCGCCGAGCCCGGCGGCGAGCGAGCTGGTGCGCGCCTGGGAGGGCGGCGTCAACCGCGTGCTCACCGGTCGGCAGCAGCCCGAGGAGGCGATGGCCCAGGCCCAGCGGGAAGCCGAGCGGGCGCTCAAGCGGGTCGGGGGGAGGTAG
- a CDS encoding carbohydrate ABC transporter permease, which produces MKRVAMWLGLLVVTVAFVYPFWWLVSASLKDRAHVFDNALLPRPFTPGNYVEVWQAAPLLTWIGNSVAVGVAAAAAATLASALVAFGFAMFRFPGRNPLFGLVLATMMLPGAVTMVPVYLEWHALGLATTQVPLWAQNLFGSAFYVFLLRQFFLGLPREVFDAAKVDGASAWRLFTGMALPLARPGLIVVFVFELKAAWTDLVKPLIYLREPQLYTVPRGLKAVLDRFGEGGEAQWELVLAASTIATAPMILLFLVAQRYFVRGTVTQHVEQ; this is translated from the coding sequence GTGAAGCGCGTCGCGATGTGGCTCGGCCTGCTCGTGGTGACGGTGGCGTTCGTCTACCCGTTCTGGTGGCTCGTCAGCGCTTCCCTGAAGGACCGGGCGCACGTGTTCGACAACGCGTTGCTGCCCCGGCCGTTCACGCCGGGCAACTACGTCGAGGTGTGGCAGGCGGCGCCGCTGCTGACGTGGATCGGGAACAGCGTCGCGGTCGGGGTGGCCGCCGCGGCGGCGGCGACGCTCGCGAGCGCGCTGGTGGCGTTCGGCTTCGCGATGTTCCGCTTCCCCGGCCGGAACCCGCTGTTCGGCCTGGTGCTCGCGACGATGATGCTGCCGGGCGCGGTGACGATGGTGCCGGTCTACCTGGAGTGGCACGCGCTCGGGCTGGCCACCACGCAGGTGCCGCTGTGGGCGCAGAACCTGTTCGGGTCGGCGTTCTACGTCTTCCTGCTGCGCCAGTTCTTCCTGGGCCTGCCGCGCGAGGTGTTCGACGCGGCCAAGGTGGACGGCGCGAGCGCGTGGCGGCTGTTCACGGGGATGGCGCTGCCGCTGGCGCGGCCCGGCCTGATCGTGGTGTTCGTGTTCGAGCTGAAGGCGGCGTGGACGGACCTGGTCAAGCCGCTGATCTACCTGCGGGAGCCGCAGCTCTACACGGTGCCCCGGGGCTTGAAAGCGGTGCTCGACCGGTTCGGCGAGGGCGGCGAGGCGCAGTGGGAGCTGGTGCTCGCGGCGAGCACCATCGCGACCGCGCCGATGATCCTGCTGTTCCTGGTGGCGCAGCGGTACTTCGTGCGCGGCACCGTGACCCAGCACGTGGAGCAGTGA
- a CDS encoding acyltransferase domain-containing protein, producing the protein MIQQTAEVRNATTVPWVLSGRSEAGLRAQAARLLTHAEGATAPDVHAVGRSLVRTGVAFEHRAVVLGRDVGELVAGARAVAEGSPAPNVVSGRVDGTRPGVVFVFPGQGTQWAGMAVGLLADAPVFAASVDACAEALAPHLDWSLHDVLRGAPDAPPLDRVDVVQPVLFTVMVSLAELWRSFGVTPAAVVGHSQGEIAAAKVAGALSLEDAARLVALRSQALTAIRGRGDMVTVLARRDRVLELLEPFGDRLAVAAVNGPATVTVSGDVEAMSEFNAVLRAGKLLRWRVPGVDFAAHSPHVADLREALLELAAGITPRASEVPFYSTVTGAPTPTTDLDAGYWYRNLRQTVRYDEATRALLADGHAVFLECSAQPVLTVGMQDTAEEAGRSAAFLATLRNGDGGLGRFLTAAAEVHVTGAGVDWSAVFPTTR; encoded by the coding sequence GTGATTCAGCAGACCGCGGAGGTCCGGAACGCGACGACGGTGCCGTGGGTGCTGTCCGGTCGCAGCGAGGCCGGGCTGCGGGCGCAGGCCGCCCGGCTGCTCACCCACGCCGAGGGCGCGACGGCGCCGGACGTCCACGCCGTCGGCCGCTCGCTGGTGCGCACCGGGGTGGCGTTCGAGCACCGCGCCGTCGTCCTCGGCCGCGACGTGGGCGAGCTGGTGGCCGGCGCGCGTGCGGTCGCGGAGGGCTCACCCGCGCCCAACGTCGTCTCGGGCCGGGTCGACGGCACGCGGCCGGGCGTGGTGTTCGTGTTCCCCGGCCAGGGCACGCAGTGGGCGGGGATGGCGGTCGGGCTGCTGGCCGACGCGCCGGTGTTCGCCGCTTCGGTCGACGCGTGCGCGGAAGCCCTCGCGCCGCACCTGGACTGGTCGTTGCACGACGTGCTGCGGGGCGCGCCGGACGCGCCGCCGCTGGACCGGGTGGACGTGGTGCAGCCCGTGCTGTTCACCGTGATGGTGTCGCTGGCCGAGCTGTGGCGGTCCTTCGGCGTCACGCCCGCCGCCGTGGTCGGCCACTCGCAGGGCGAGATCGCCGCCGCGAAGGTCGCGGGCGCGCTGTCCCTGGAGGACGCCGCGCGGCTCGTGGCGCTGCGCAGCCAGGCGCTGACCGCGATCCGCGGGCGGGGCGACATGGTGACCGTGCTCGCGCGCCGGGACCGGGTGCTGGAGCTGCTGGAGCCGTTCGGCGACCGGCTCGCGGTGGCCGCCGTCAACGGGCCCGCGACCGTCACGGTGTCCGGCGACGTCGAGGCCATGTCCGAGTTCAACGCGGTGCTGCGGGCCGGGAAGCTGCTGCGCTGGCGCGTGCCGGGCGTCGACTTCGCCGCCCACTCGCCGCACGTGGCCGACCTGCGCGAGGCGCTGCTCGAACTGGCCGCCGGGATCACGCCGCGGGCGAGCGAGGTGCCGTTCTACTCGACCGTGACCGGCGCGCCGACGCCGACGACCGACCTGGACGCCGGGTACTGGTACCGCAACCTGCGCCAGACCGTCCGCTACGACGAGGCGACCCGCGCGCTGCTCGCCGACGGGCACGCGGTGTTCCTGGAGTGCAGCGCCCAGCCCGTGCTCACGGTCGGGATGCAGGACACCGCCGAGGAGGCCGGCCGGTCCGCGGCCTTCCTGGCGACCCTGCGCAACGGCGACGGCGGGCTCGGCCGGTTCCTGACCGCGGCCGCCGAGGTCCACGTCACCGGCGCGGGCGTGGACTGGTCGGCGGTGTTCCCGACTACTCGCTGA
- a CDS encoding PucR family transcriptional regulator, which yields MSLTASELSHLAVGRITDPTWEILRLLRPLDDTALSLASTSERLVDEVVARAGAGAAGWAVENSQLLLTELADEPFINRERLPQSEVGFTEAVALWVVLRLTGVRAIPDLLSAELTKAIRERIPDDISVDQALACLRKAHAHFSQALFRFVETMLPAPGQATAMRLVSTELFAGMETLAATVTEAFAAERSRWFAGSAGERATLVNAILKGEPVDPAKAMRRLGYELTLHHVALVLWQDELTPDGGRELEATALRVLDRLGCSSTLLLPAGSGRLWAWGGRASSRPVALRKVADLPAFPAGVHVASGLPGDGVAGFQRSHAQAITAERVGRVAEPKPDRLYDYGEMELAILLGGEVAGAAEFVRRELGPLASCDKSMVAVRETVRCLLDNERSVAATAELMHIAKNTVVYRAKKAEQLLGRSLREDRLRLHLALHLADQLGPVLLSERRGTTSDDAVLPAPRRA from the coding sequence GTGTCACTCACCGCAAGCGAGCTGTCACACTTAGCAGTCGGTCGGATCACCGATCCCACGTGGGAGATCCTGCGGCTCCTGCGCCCGCTCGACGACACCGCTCTCTCGCTGGCCTCGACCAGTGAACGGCTGGTGGACGAGGTCGTCGCCAGGGCGGGCGCGGGCGCGGCGGGCTGGGCGGTGGAGAACAGCCAGCTGCTGCTGACCGAACTCGCGGACGAGCCCTTCATCAACCGGGAACGCCTGCCGCAGAGCGAAGTCGGCTTCACGGAAGCCGTCGCGCTCTGGGTGGTGCTGCGCCTGACCGGGGTGCGCGCCATCCCCGACCTGTTGTCCGCGGAATTGACCAAGGCGATTCGGGAACGCATTCCGGACGATATTTCCGTGGATCAGGCGCTGGCCTGCCTGCGGAAGGCGCACGCGCATTTCAGCCAGGCGCTGTTCCGGTTCGTGGAGACGATGCTGCCCGCGCCGGGGCAGGCGACCGCCATGCGGCTGGTGTCGACCGAGCTGTTCGCGGGGATGGAGACCCTCGCCGCGACGGTCACCGAGGCGTTCGCCGCCGAGCGCAGCCGCTGGTTCGCCGGGTCGGCGGGCGAGCGCGCCACGCTGGTCAACGCCATCCTCAAGGGCGAGCCGGTCGACCCGGCCAAGGCCATGCGCCGCCTCGGGTACGAGCTGACGCTGCACCACGTGGCGCTCGTGCTGTGGCAGGACGAGCTGACCCCGGACGGCGGGCGCGAGCTGGAGGCGACCGCCCTGCGCGTGCTCGACCGGCTCGGCTGCTCCTCGACGCTGCTGCTGCCCGCGGGCTCCGGCCGGCTGTGGGCGTGGGGCGGCCGGGCCAGCAGCCGGCCCGTCGCGCTGCGCAAGGTCGCCGACCTGCCCGCGTTCCCGGCGGGCGTGCACGTCGCGTCGGGCCTGCCCGGTGACGGCGTCGCCGGGTTCCAGCGCTCGCACGCCCAGGCCATCACGGCGGAACGGGTGGGCCGGGTGGCCGAGCCCAAGCCGGACCGGCTGTACGACTACGGGGAGATGGAACTCGCGATCCTGCTCGGCGGCGAGGTCGCCGGCGCGGCCGAGTTCGTCCGCCGCGAGCTGGGACCGCTCGCGTCGTGCGACAAGTCGATGGTGGCCGTCCGCGAGACCGTGCGGTGCCTGCTGGACAACGAGCGCAGCGTCGCCGCGACCGCCGAGCTGATGCACATCGCCAAGAACACCGTGGTGTACCGGGCGAAGAAGGCCGAACAGCTGCTCGGCCGCTCGCTGCGGGAAGACCGGCTGCGGCTGCACCTCGCGCTGCACCTGGCCGACCAGTTGGGGCCCGTGCTGCTCTCGGAGCGCCGCGGGACCACGTCGGACGACGCGGTGCTGCCGGCGCCCCGCCGGGCGTAG
- a CDS encoding carbohydrate ABC transporter permease, with translation MTTVSRRESRAGWLFLLPWVVGFLAFTAGPMLFSAWLSLTRYDMLKPPAFVGLENYREALVDEQVRTALWNTLVFTALHVPAQIGPALALAGLLRRAGRTAGFFRTVLYLPVMTPPVALAAMFLLLLNGQHGAINELLGWFGFTGPNWTTDPAWIKPGLVLMSLWTVGSTAVLYLAALTRVPVEQYEAARLDGASPWRQFWHVTLPGISGTVYFTVVVNTIASLQVFTEAYTIFYGARAKQSSDGDAALFYVIHLFREAFESLRMGYASALAWGLFVVIAIITAVQVRLSRRYVHYEGERS, from the coding sequence GTGACGACGGTGAGCCGACGCGAGTCGCGGGCCGGGTGGCTGTTCCTGCTGCCGTGGGTGGTGGGTTTCCTGGCGTTCACGGCCGGACCGATGCTGTTCAGCGCCTGGCTGTCGCTGACCCGCTACGACATGCTCAAGCCGCCCGCCTTCGTCGGGCTGGAGAACTACCGCGAGGCGCTGGTCGACGAGCAGGTCCGGACGGCGCTGTGGAACACGCTGGTCTTCACCGCGCTGCACGTGCCCGCGCAGATCGGGCCGGCGCTGGCGCTGGCGGGCCTGCTGCGCCGGGCGGGGCGGACGGCCGGCTTCTTCCGCACCGTGCTGTACCTGCCGGTGATGACACCGCCCGTGGCGCTCGCCGCGATGTTCCTGTTGCTGCTCAACGGTCAGCACGGCGCGATCAACGAGCTGCTCGGCTGGTTCGGCTTCACGGGTCCGAACTGGACGACCGACCCGGCGTGGATCAAACCCGGCCTGGTGCTGATGAGCCTGTGGACTGTCGGCAGCACGGCCGTCCTGTACCTGGCGGCGCTGACCCGCGTGCCCGTCGAGCAGTACGAGGCGGCGCGGTTGGACGGCGCGAGCCCGTGGCGGCAGTTCTGGCACGTGACGCTGCCCGGCATCAGCGGCACGGTGTACTTCACGGTCGTGGTGAACACGATCGCGTCGCTCCAGGTGTTCACGGAGGCGTACACGATCTTCTACGGCGCCCGCGCCAAGCAGTCCAGCGACGGTGACGCGGCGCTGTTCTACGTGATCCACCTGTTCCGGGAGGCGTTCGAGTCGCTGCGGATGGGGTACGCGTCGGCGTTGGCGTGGGGCCTGTTCGTGGTGATCGCGATCATCACGGCGGTGCAGGTGCGGCTGTCCCGCCGGTACGTGCACTACGAGGGCGAGCGGTCGTGA